From the Natrarchaeobaculum aegyptiacum genome, one window contains:
- a CDS encoding HVO_2523 family zinc finger protein: MSGDDDARVVAAGSGPPCPFCEASMYKRHCKYVCPQHGVVVDCSDPFL; this comes from the coding sequence ATGAGCGGTGACGACGACGCACGTGTCGTAGCGGCTGGTTCTGGACCTCCATGCCCGTTCTGTGAGGCCTCGATGTACAAACGCCACTGCAAGTACGTCTGCCCACAACACGGTGTTGTCGTCGACTGCAGCGATCCATTCCTGTGA